Proteins from a single region of Apium graveolens cultivar Ventura chromosome 7, ASM990537v1, whole genome shotgun sequence:
- the LOC141675192 gene encoding auxin response factor 1-like isoform X2, with amino-acid sequence MEQLEASTHQVSDQQLPSFNLPAKILCKVVNVQLRAEPESDEVYAQITLLPEKDQGEVGSPDPPLPEPPKCAVHSFCKTLTASDTSTHGGFSVLRRHADDCLPPLDMTQQPPWQELVATDLHGSEWHFRHIFRGQPRRHLLTTGWSVFVSAKKLVAGDAFIFLRGESGELRVGVRRHMRQLNNMPSSVISSHSMHLGVLATASHAIATGTFFSVFYKPRTSRSEFIVTLNKYLEARSHKLFVGMRFKMRFEGEEVPERRFSGTIVGVGGNAASRWDDSEWRSLKVQWDEPSSILRPDRVSSWELEPLVATAPSNSQPPVRNKRPRPPTLPAQMPDLSALGMWKPPAEQPPTFGGYCDSSRVPDLFLSPKFSSSCKDSSISYNDNGPMSLASSKSMHWSNQAEAGKDSLASLLSKDTSENRQGNGYRLFGIELLDHNTDKFLPMVVSGAAVEDQPILSLDAESDQQSIPSDVNLLDHPSVSCDIEKSCPRTPQESHKQTRSCTKVHMQGIAVGRAVDLTRFNGYGDLRRKLEEMFEIEGELCGPAKRWKVVYTDDENDMMMVGDDPWHEFCSMARKISIYTTEEVKCLSPKIKHLVSEEARPDKIVPDSDIGTEEQSSNAGPSC; translated from the exons ATGGAACAG CTTGAAGCATCAACACATCAGGTTTCGGATCAGCAACTCCCTTCGTTCAACTTACCTGCTAAAATACTCTGCAAAGTCGTGAATGTTCAGCTACGA GCTGAACCAGAATCGGATGAGGTTTATGCACAGATAACATTGCTACCTGAAAAAGAT CAAGGTGAGGTTGGTAGCCCAGATCCTCCACTCCCAGAACCTCCTAAATGCGCTGTCCATTCATTTTGCAAGACGCTCACAGCCTCAGACACAAGCACCCATGGTGGATTTTCTGTTCTTCGGAGGCATGCAGATGACTGTTTGCCCCCGTTG GATATGACCCAACAACCACCCTGGCAAGAACTGGTTGCTACTGATCTTCATGGTAGTGAGTGGCATTTTCGGCACATATTTCGAG GGCAACCCCGGCGTCATTTACTGACCACTGGGTGGAGTGTCTTTGTTAGTGCAAAGAAGCTGGTTGCTGGTGATGCTTTTATCTTTTTAAG GGGTGAAAGTGGGGAGCTACGTGTTGGTGTGAGGAGGCATATGAGACAACTAAACAATATGCCATCTTCTGTTATATCTAGCCACAGCATGCATCTGGGTGTTCTTGCTACTGCATCTCATGCAATTGCAACTGGAACCTTTTTTTCTGTTTTCTATAAACCAAG AACAAGCCGATCTGAGTTTATTGTAACTCTGAACAAATACCTCGAAGCTCGAAGTCACAAGCTTTTTGTTGGTATGAGGTTTAAGATGCGATTTGAGGGTGAGGAAGTTCCTGAAAGAAG GTTTAGTGGAACAATAGTTGGTGTTGGTGGCAATGCAGCATCAAGATGGGATGATTCTGAATGGAGATCCCTAAAG GTTCAATGGGATGAACCTTCATCAATTTTGCGACCAGATAGAGTTTCTTCGTGGGAACTAGAGCCACTTGTTGCAACTGCTCCATCAAATTCCCAACCTCCAGTAAGAAACAAGCGGCCTCGACCACCGACTTTACCTGCACAAATGCCAGATCTCTCTGCTCTTG GAATGTGGAAACCCCCTGCAGAACAGCCTCCAACTTTTGGTGGATATTGTGATTCATCTCGAGTGCCAGACCTCTTTTTATCTCCCAAATTCTCTTCTAGCTGCAAGGACAGCTCTATCAGCTACAATGATAATGGTCCCATGTCTCTGGCTTCTAGCAAGTCAATGCATTGGTCTAACCAAGCTGAAGCTGGCAAAGACTCTCTTGCTTCTCTTCTTAGCAAGGATACCAGTGAAAATAGACAGGGAAATGGTTACAGGCTATTTGGAATCGAGTTACTTGACCACAACACAGATAAATTTTTGCCTATGGTTGTCTCTGGAGCTGCAGTTGAAGATCAGCCCATACTATCTTTGGATGCTGAATCTGACCAGCAATCAATACCGTCCGATGTTAATCTGTTGGATCATCCCTCAGTTAGCTGTGATATTGAGAAGTCATGTCCAAGAACCCCACAGGAGTCGCATAAACAAACACGGAGTTGCACCAAG GTTCACATGCAAGGAATTGCTGTTGGAAGGGCAGTAGATTTGACTCGGTTCAATGGTTACGGTGATCTTCGGAGGAAACTGGAAGAGATGTTTGAGATTGAAGGTGAACTGTGTGGGCCAGCAAAGAGATGGAAGGTTGTTTACACTGATGACGAGAATGACATGATGATGGTTGGCGATGATCCTTGGCA TGAATTCTGTAGCATGGCGAGGAAGATTTCTATATATACCACTGAGGAAGTAAAGTGTCTATCACCCAAGATTAAACATTTGGTCAGTGAAGAAGCTAGACCGGACAAGATAGTTCCAGATTCTGACATTGGAACTGAGGAGCAGTCATCAAATGCTGGACCCAGTTGCTGA
- the LOC141675192 gene encoding auxin response factor 1-like isoform X1 produces the protein MAHVANNFPGQGCSGAPNDALFKELWHACAGPLVTVPREGERVYYFLQGHMEQLEASTHQVSDQQLPSFNLPAKILCKVVNVQLRAEPESDEVYAQITLLPEKDQGEVGSPDPPLPEPPKCAVHSFCKTLTASDTSTHGGFSVLRRHADDCLPPLDMTQQPPWQELVATDLHGSEWHFRHIFRGQPRRHLLTTGWSVFVSAKKLVAGDAFIFLRGESGELRVGVRRHMRQLNNMPSSVISSHSMHLGVLATASHAIATGTFFSVFYKPRTSRSEFIVTLNKYLEARSHKLFVGMRFKMRFEGEEVPERRFSGTIVGVGGNAASRWDDSEWRSLKVQWDEPSSILRPDRVSSWELEPLVATAPSNSQPPVRNKRPRPPTLPAQMPDLSALGMWKPPAEQPPTFGGYCDSSRVPDLFLSPKFSSSCKDSSISYNDNGPMSLASSKSMHWSNQAEAGKDSLASLLSKDTSENRQGNGYRLFGIELLDHNTDKFLPMVVSGAAVEDQPILSLDAESDQQSIPSDVNLLDHPSVSCDIEKSCPRTPQESHKQTRSCTKVHMQGIAVGRAVDLTRFNGYGDLRRKLEEMFEIEGELCGPAKRWKVVYTDDENDMMMVGDDPWHEFCSMARKISIYTTEEVKCLSPKIKHLVSEEARPDKIVPDSDIGTEEQSSNAGPSC, from the exons ATGGCCCACGTTGCTAATAATTTCCCTGGACAGGGTTGCTCAG GAGCCCCAAATGATGCTTTGTTCAAGGAATTGTGGCATGCCTGTGCTGGACCCCTTGTCACTGTTCCTCGTGAAGGAGAGCGAGTTTATTACTTTCTGCAAGGTCATATGGAACAG CTTGAAGCATCAACACATCAGGTTTCGGATCAGCAACTCCCTTCGTTCAACTTACCTGCTAAAATACTCTGCAAAGTCGTGAATGTTCAGCTACGA GCTGAACCAGAATCGGATGAGGTTTATGCACAGATAACATTGCTACCTGAAAAAGAT CAAGGTGAGGTTGGTAGCCCAGATCCTCCACTCCCAGAACCTCCTAAATGCGCTGTCCATTCATTTTGCAAGACGCTCACAGCCTCAGACACAAGCACCCATGGTGGATTTTCTGTTCTTCGGAGGCATGCAGATGACTGTTTGCCCCCGTTG GATATGACCCAACAACCACCCTGGCAAGAACTGGTTGCTACTGATCTTCATGGTAGTGAGTGGCATTTTCGGCACATATTTCGAG GGCAACCCCGGCGTCATTTACTGACCACTGGGTGGAGTGTCTTTGTTAGTGCAAAGAAGCTGGTTGCTGGTGATGCTTTTATCTTTTTAAG GGGTGAAAGTGGGGAGCTACGTGTTGGTGTGAGGAGGCATATGAGACAACTAAACAATATGCCATCTTCTGTTATATCTAGCCACAGCATGCATCTGGGTGTTCTTGCTACTGCATCTCATGCAATTGCAACTGGAACCTTTTTTTCTGTTTTCTATAAACCAAG AACAAGCCGATCTGAGTTTATTGTAACTCTGAACAAATACCTCGAAGCTCGAAGTCACAAGCTTTTTGTTGGTATGAGGTTTAAGATGCGATTTGAGGGTGAGGAAGTTCCTGAAAGAAG GTTTAGTGGAACAATAGTTGGTGTTGGTGGCAATGCAGCATCAAGATGGGATGATTCTGAATGGAGATCCCTAAAG GTTCAATGGGATGAACCTTCATCAATTTTGCGACCAGATAGAGTTTCTTCGTGGGAACTAGAGCCACTTGTTGCAACTGCTCCATCAAATTCCCAACCTCCAGTAAGAAACAAGCGGCCTCGACCACCGACTTTACCTGCACAAATGCCAGATCTCTCTGCTCTTG GAATGTGGAAACCCCCTGCAGAACAGCCTCCAACTTTTGGTGGATATTGTGATTCATCTCGAGTGCCAGACCTCTTTTTATCTCCCAAATTCTCTTCTAGCTGCAAGGACAGCTCTATCAGCTACAATGATAATGGTCCCATGTCTCTGGCTTCTAGCAAGTCAATGCATTGGTCTAACCAAGCTGAAGCTGGCAAAGACTCTCTTGCTTCTCTTCTTAGCAAGGATACCAGTGAAAATAGACAGGGAAATGGTTACAGGCTATTTGGAATCGAGTTACTTGACCACAACACAGATAAATTTTTGCCTATGGTTGTCTCTGGAGCTGCAGTTGAAGATCAGCCCATACTATCTTTGGATGCTGAATCTGACCAGCAATCAATACCGTCCGATGTTAATCTGTTGGATCATCCCTCAGTTAGCTGTGATATTGAGAAGTCATGTCCAAGAACCCCACAGGAGTCGCATAAACAAACACGGAGTTGCACCAAG GTTCACATGCAAGGAATTGCTGTTGGAAGGGCAGTAGATTTGACTCGGTTCAATGGTTACGGTGATCTTCGGAGGAAACTGGAAGAGATGTTTGAGATTGAAGGTGAACTGTGTGGGCCAGCAAAGAGATGGAAGGTTGTTTACACTGATGACGAGAATGACATGATGATGGTTGGCGATGATCCTTGGCA TGAATTCTGTAGCATGGCGAGGAAGATTTCTATATATACCACTGAGGAAGTAAAGTGTCTATCACCCAAGATTAAACATTTGGTCAGTGAAGAAGCTAGACCGGACAAGATAGTTCCAGATTCTGACATTGGAACTGAGGAGCAGTCATCAAATGCTGGACCCAGTTGCTGA
- the LOC141671340 gene encoding uncharacterized protein LOC141671340, whose translation MKVIKNMKKLKFWSRKKKKKKTSFVENPPANAHCCCHNHQFQFQPSAPPLPPYYDQVQEASYAASVNYHTFSGHPSNDFGYAFPSEENDVDPEIKPLLPTLPVTSTGSSYQQYMLPNPVYGMPVVPTTTRERSLGVFGCVFNVGKHLVRVACPCFRIKEAY comes from the coding sequence ATGAAGGTGATAAAAAACATGAAGAAACTCAAGTTCTGgtcaagaaagaagaagaaaaagaagacaagttTCGTGGAAAATCCACCTGCAAATGCCCACTGCTGTTGCCACAACCATCAGTTTCAGTTTCAGCCTTCTGCTCCACCACTGCCACCATACTATGATCAAGTCCAAGAGGCCAGTTACGCGGCCTCAGTGAACTATCATACATTCTCGGGACATCCTTCAAATGATTTTGGATATGCTTTTCCTTCCGAAGAGAATGATGTTGATCCTGAAATAAAGCCATTGCTTCCAACATTACCTGTCACTAGTACAGGCTCTTCTTATCAGCAATATATGCTTCCGAATCCTGTTTATGGAATGCCTGTTGTGCCGACGACGACAAGAGAAAGATCTTTAGGAGTTTTCGGATGTGTGTTTAACGTTGGGAAGCATCTGGTCCGCGTTGCTTGTCCCTGTTTTCGCATTAAAGAAGCATACTGA